The Myxococcota bacterium genome has a segment encoding these proteins:
- a CDS encoding NAD-dependent epimerase/dehydratase family protein gives MGAQRIAITGLATPLAQRLVERLLQAEAAPALLGLDVRRPLRQHERLAFCDVDLTDPTVDARLADVLQRERIDTVVHLAFRRFPSSDVDYDHDLETVGSFALLAACAAAKVRRLVVQSSTMAYGAHASNPNFLTESHPLRGHPDAHNVQNRVEVESILADWTRRHPDVQVSVLRHCWVMGPTWFDRVVEFFERSRIPTVLGYDPLLQFVHERDLVDAFERAALEAHPGVFNVVGRGVAPLSTLLALAGKRNVAVPRPVLYRTAWLASQGGTGDPPAGFFDYLRFLWVADGARGWREFGEPIYTTTEAWSAFVGSRRLRRLG, from the coding sequence GTGGGCGCACAGCGCATCGCCATCACCGGTCTCGCGACGCCGCTCGCGCAACGGCTCGTCGAGCGGCTGCTCCAGGCCGAGGCGGCGCCCGCGCTCCTCGGGCTCGACGTGCGACGCCCGCTCCGCCAGCACGAGCGGCTCGCGTTCTGCGACGTCGACCTCACCGACCCCACCGTCGACGCGCGGCTCGCCGACGTGCTGCAGCGCGAGCGCATCGACACCGTCGTGCACCTCGCGTTCCGCCGCTTCCCGTCGAGCGACGTCGACTACGACCACGATCTCGAGACCGTCGGCAGCTTCGCGCTGCTCGCGGCGTGCGCGGCCGCGAAGGTGCGCAGGCTCGTCGTGCAGTCGAGCACGATGGCCTACGGCGCGCACGCGTCGAACCCGAACTTCCTGACCGAGTCGCACCCGCTGCGCGGCCACCCGGACGCGCACAACGTGCAGAACCGGGTCGAGGTCGAGTCCATCCTGGCCGACTGGACGCGCCGCCATCCCGACGTGCAGGTGAGCGTGCTGCGCCACTGCTGGGTGATGGGGCCGACCTGGTTCGACCGCGTCGTCGAGTTCTTCGAGCGCTCGCGCATCCCGACGGTGCTCGGCTACGACCCGCTGCTGCAGTTCGTGCACGAGCGCGACCTCGTCGACGCGTTCGAGCGCGCCGCGCTCGAGGCGCACCCCGGCGTCTTCAACGTCGTCGGTCGCGGCGTCGCGCCCCTCTCGACGCTGCTCGCGCTCGCGGGCAAGCGCAACGTCGCGGTGCCGCGGCCCGTGCTCTACCGCACCGCCTGGCTCGCCTCGCAGGGCGGCACGGGCGACCCGCCCGCCGGCTTCTTCGACTACCTTCGCTTCCTGTGGGTCGCCGACGGCGCGCGCGGCTGGCGGGAGTTCGGCGAGCCCATCTACACCACCACCGAGGCGTGGAGCGCGTTCGTCGGGTCGCGGCGCCTGCGCCGCCTCGGCTGA
- a CDS encoding lysophospholipid acyltransferase family protein, with amino-acid sequence MNQPSDNVVPFPRERARGAAPEDVAALRDALRGLRSEIDARFAPRSEPGVESEAESFDWIELFDELRRRAGSFGMSERSGEVDEFGLDVMTLVRARPLLDFLVDRYWRVELAGAEHLGGTQPVLLVGNRSGLLPWDGLVLAHCIQRERPDWYRPRFLVADWLITLPFAQPLLARLGGVRACRENTDRLLRRGKSVIAFPEGVKGAAKDFRLRYRLQRFGRGGAVRAAIENGVPLVPVGIVGAEEVHPILYKSRTAGRAVGLPFLPVTPTFPALGPLGLLPLPSKWTIEIGEPLAFDALDPESAADELFVSRMNEELRTRIRALVTRGLARRGGARD; translated from the coding sequence GTGAACCAGCCCTCCGACAACGTCGTGCCGTTCCCGCGCGAGCGCGCGCGCGGCGCGGCGCCCGAGGACGTCGCCGCGCTGCGCGACGCGCTGCGCGGCCTGCGCAGCGAGATCGACGCGCGCTTCGCGCCGCGGAGCGAGCCGGGCGTCGAGTCCGAAGCGGAGTCGTTCGACTGGATCGAGCTGTTCGACGAGCTGCGCCGTCGTGCGGGCAGCTTCGGCATGAGCGAGCGCTCGGGCGAGGTCGACGAGTTCGGTCTCGACGTGATGACGCTCGTGCGCGCGCGCCCGCTGCTCGACTTCCTCGTCGACCGCTACTGGCGCGTCGAGCTCGCCGGCGCCGAGCACCTCGGCGGCACCCAGCCGGTGCTGCTCGTCGGCAATCGCTCGGGGCTGCTTCCGTGGGACGGGCTCGTGCTCGCGCACTGCATCCAGCGCGAGCGGCCCGATTGGTACCGGCCCCGCTTCCTCGTCGCGGACTGGCTGATCACCCTTCCGTTCGCCCAGCCGCTGCTCGCGCGGCTCGGCGGCGTCCGCGCGTGCCGCGAGAACACCGATCGACTGCTGCGGCGCGGCAAGTCGGTCATCGCGTTCCCGGAAGGCGTGAAGGGCGCCGCGAAGGATTTCCGCCTGCGCTACCGGCTCCAGCGCTTCGGCCGCGGCGGCGCGGTGCGTGCGGCGATCGAGAACGGCGTGCCGCTCGTGCCCGTCGGGATCGTCGGCGCCGAGGAGGTGCACCCGATCCTCTACAAGTCGCGCACGGCGGGGCGCGCCGTCGGGCTGCCGTTCCTGCCCGTCACGCCCACGTTCCCCGCGCTCGGGCCGCTCGGCCTGCTTCCGCTCCCGTCGAAGTGGACGATCGAAATCGGCGAGCCGCTCGCGTTCGACGCGCTCGACCCGGAGAGCGCGGCCGACGAGCTCTTCGTGTCGCGCATGAACGAGGAGCTGCGCACGCGCATCCGCGCGCTCGTCACGCGCGGCCTCGCGCGCCGCGGCGGCGCGCGCGACTAG
- a CDS encoding polyhydroxyalkanoate synthesis regulator DNA-binding domain-containing protein yields MAILIKRYANRKLYNTATSRYITLKGIAELLDEGEEVRVVDNETGEDITKVALSQILVDTERTRSDTPSGLLSQILGRGGDALYEALRKGVGEANENLEEIQDRFRRFVRPGERRGAGDEATGGDDAPRERRGRGLSDWIAYTSPDVDEIVQNAMERVFKLLDLPRRSDIDALNENLRRVAHALERLEKTWEEPEPARAPLPADDARGEDA; encoded by the coding sequence ATGGCGATCCTGATCAAGCGCTACGCGAACCGGAAGCTCTACAACACGGCGACGAGCCGCTACATCACGCTCAAGGGCATCGCCGAGCTCCTCGACGAGGGCGAGGAGGTGCGCGTCGTCGACAACGAGACGGGCGAGGACATCACGAAGGTCGCGCTCTCGCAGATCCTCGTCGACACGGAGCGCACGCGCAGCGACACGCCGAGCGGCCTGCTCTCGCAGATCCTCGGTCGCGGCGGCGACGCGCTCTACGAGGCGCTGCGCAAGGGCGTCGGCGAGGCCAACGAGAACCTCGAGGAGATCCAGGATCGCTTCCGGCGGTTCGTGCGCCCCGGCGAGCGCCGCGGCGCGGGCGACGAGGCGACGGGCGGAGACGACGCGCCGCGCGAGCGGCGCGGCCGCGGCCTCTCCGACTGGATCGCCTACACGTCGCCCGACGTCGACGAGATCGTGCAGAACGCGATGGAGCGGGTGTTCAAGCTGCTCGACCTGCCGCGGCGCTCCGACATCGACGCGCTGAACGAGAACCTGCGCCGCGTCGCGCACGCGCTCGAGCGCCTCGAGAAGACGTGGGAGGAGCCGGAGCCGGCCCGCGCTCCGCTTCCGGCCGACGACGCGCGCGGCGAGGACGCCTGA